The nucleotide window GTAATCGGTGACACGATCTCGATTGTTATCGGACTTTGGATCTTTGCACGGATTTCGATCGTTTCCGTTGAACGCGAACCTGCGTAAAATCTGTTACACCTATTTACGTGCTTGTTTCGCGTTACCTATTTTGCGCACGTGACATCGTCTCGTTTCGGATATGTAAATTTTTGGTAAATCTACTCGATCGTCGACTGCTTTGGCATTAATTTAAAAAGAGATCGTGAAATTGGTAGCTATGTACATTcttttatacatattttgttgtaaatactcCGGTACTTCTGTTAACCGTACTTGTAAGAGAAATAGTTCGTACGAAAGACTCGACGAAGCTGATCTCGAAAGATATATTTCCattgcaaaaatattttaacTCGGTCTCGTTCCAGATTCCGAGCATGCAAAAAAACTCGTGTCACTCGTGTCAAGGTTTTTCGAATCGTTATCGCTCGTTGTACGTTGCTACGAAATGCGAATGTCCGATATCGTTCTATGCCGTCGCTACAAGTGAATTTTCGATCCTGTGACATCACAAGATTGCTTTATCGTAACAGTATCGATACTCGACGTTGTACGTAATATTTTACATAATATACAATTGTAAACTTAATTGTTTTTTTTAATAAGAATTATTCCTTGACCGTAGACTTCGTCTGGAACGCACGatcgaatttattattattattattattattattattattattattattattattattattggcaAACGCTAAAAATTTAAGCGTTTGAAATTTCCGCCACGGAGGAACGTACGCGCGGTGAGCGCGTGCGCGTGCAACGTCAACACTGGGCAACTCGAAGCAAGCTCGAAGCGGAGGTTGTTCCAATACAGCCGGtacattactattatttatttacaatgaACGCGTGGATGCaatacttcaaatccattcctgTGCATATGGTAAATTTAGAAATTATCTCGATCGCGATGGAAACGCGTACCTTCGTAGTATCCGTTTAACCTCTTTGCGCGAGGTTATGTTCTCCGCTACAAGATTACAGCGAGCGTTACGCGTTGCGATAAATAGATAGCACGAGTGGGATCAGGATAGATGAACGATCGCGTTGTTCCTTTTCAGGATTACGAAGGCCAGGCACGAGCAGAAAATTTGTCCTGGGTCATCATAACGCTTTTTGGAGTAAGAGACCGTGCTCGAAGTACTCGTCGCCACCCAAGAGAAACGATTGCTATGTAAAAATAATTCGCACTTCCAGGTGGTCGGATTCATATGGGGATACGCGATACAGCAATTCTCGCAAACGATTTACATCATCGGTGCTGGATTTCTAATGGCTGCCGTAATCACGTTACCAGCCTGGCCCATGTACCGCCGTAAACCTTTGGACTGGCAGAAACCACAGTGTCAACACTGCGACGTCAACGTTAAAGCAGAAACCAATGCTTTGTCGAAATCGAAGAAAAAGAAGTAGTCGGTTGCCTACTATCGTCCTATTTAAAAATGTTACGTAAGAATACTTGTTCGTGTAAGGAAAGAAACGATGCTGTTGGAGCGATCTCGCATTTAAAAGCATGTATCCCCCGTGGCCGTTGAAACCACTGTATGTATTTGATCGCTCCGAATTTGTATAACGACAGCGAATGAAAATGAAGCGGTTCGAGGAATACGTGTAATAAGCATTAAACGCATTTCAATACTTGGAAGGAAAAGTGTGAGTTTGTTAACCGTGGTTTGCTATGTTCGACGTATCGTCGTAACGTTGCAAACCGTTGCAACGCGACGATTTCGACTCTCCCATTCGGATTCGATAGCATTGCAGAACGCGAACGACCGTCGCGTGTCGTTGCACCGATAGAAACGCGTTTGTTTTCTAACAGGTGTCGACATTGATCGGTCTCGTCAACATTTGAAAAAAGTAAAGCGTAAGTAAGTATCCGATCGGTGACACGATCTTTGGCACGAACCATAATGGAAACGTCGTCTGCAACCTCTTCCTACGGTTCGCGAAAGAGAAGGGGGGATAGGGAACGTGGAGGAATTTCAAGTAGAAAACTTTTCGTATCAATTATTTCTataacgtgtgtgtgtgtgcgcgcgcgcgcgcgtgcgtgcgtgcgtgcacgTTCGAGCATAATGTAATATCTCTGGTCCGAATAAAATAATCTCCCTATACGAATAGAGAAATCCATCGTGTTCAACCGTTATTGAAAagaaatatatgtattattgtattattaaattTCTATCTCGACCCGTTCTCTCGTTAAATTTGTCCGACTTTTAACCGCGTTATTCGTAGTCGAACGCATTAGAAAGCAACGATACGCGTAATCCGTGCATCGCGCATCTGAAAAAATGAGAAGAAATCGCGCAAAGAGGAAGTTGGGCGAAACGAAACGATCAGGTTTAATTAACGATTACGTTGATTCTTTAATTGCTGTGCGCGAAAGTGTGAATCGATTCGCTCGTTACCTCATCGATGCGTGCACCGCTACGCGCAAGGATTCTCGCCGTTGATTACGATCGTTGAATCTCGAATTCGTTACGAGATCACGCGGTTATATTGTAGAAaataatttcggaagagattACGAATTCTCTCGGGCGCGTTTTCATGAAACTCGTCGAATCTGGCGCCAAAATTTGCTTCGCGAGACAACGATTCTTCGTCCTAGACGGAATTCACGATCCGGTCCGCGTTCCACGATTCCTTATGCTCCGCGTTGCTCCGCGTTGCTCCGCGTTGCTCCGCGTTGCTCCACGCCGCGCCACGCTCCGCAGCCGCACGACTGCACGCAGGCCATAGGCTATACAAGCTACGCGCCATGTGCCGTACATACGGCCGCACCGTAACGCGAACCGCAACCATCGCCGAGACCGGATAACCGACCATAACCATACTGCAGTTCGTCCGCGTGTACACTGCAGCTGGTACGTTCGTGTTATTTATTTAGAATGAGTGCGTGGAAGCAATATATTATGTCCATTCCAACCCATACGGTGAGTTCGTAATTGAACCTTCGATTAACGATAAACCACTGATaccgtaagtaacgtataagCAATGTTTTGATTTCTATACGCATAGGTTATGTGCCACCAGCTGTCAAAGTCGAACACGACTTGTCCAGGTGACGTTGAACAAAGATACGTGTACCTTTTATTGAAACTGCTTACTTTTTTAGGACTACGAAGGCCAAGCTCGGGCAGAAAAATTGTCCAGAGTAATCATAACGCTGTTCGGAGTAAGACATCGCATACGAAACGCTCAAACGCCGAGTCGTAAATCGAAATTTATTCCAACACGGTTTATTATCGTTCGCAGGTGGTCGGATTCATATGGGGATACGTTATCCAACAATTCTCGCAAACGATTTACATTATCGGTGCTGGATTTCTAATGGCTGCCGTAATCACGTTACCACCCTGGCCCATGTACCGCCGTAAACCTCTGGACTGGCAGAAACCGCAGACAACGATCGCTACCAAACTAAAGAAAAAAAAGTAGCTACACGATCCTGCCACTCGTACTTAACGCATTCCTGttgatataagatatattacaACGTTGTATAATAAGCGCAGACGCGTTATTGTTTTGTAATTAAAATTCACTCACGATTCAATCCGTGCTTCTATCGACCGTACCGTCGTTAAATTCGGACGTATCGTTTAGCAATCGAGTGGCTCGCTTTTGATACGGTTATCGTAAGATCCTTGCGATCACGGTGCCGCTGTATTTCCTTCCGAGAAACAGAGACGCCGACCGTAGAGGCTCGACACTTTTGAAAACCACGATTTACGCGCATTCGTCGAACCGTTGCAAAATTAGCTCACGTAATTAGCGCCGCATCGCCGCGCGTCTACGAGCGAAATATTAAAATACACGTCGAGTCGCGGCAACGGTAACACACGTCCAATCGTGTAAATACGACGAACGCGCGATCGCGCAACGATATTATTTATCGGTGGAAAGCAACGGACAACGACACGGCTATTGCGAAACACGGCCGACCCGATGGTACGAGATATCGAGCTCGGAATTTCCCTTCCGCTTCCGAAACCGTCGGTGTTGCGCGATCGGAGGAAGGCGTCCAACGGAGGATCGGTCTCGATCTCGATCGCGAACAATTAATCGGCAATTACGATCGCGCGCGCCGCTCCCTGCGTCACCCGCGTTGGAACGGTTCCAAGGTTCGACTTTCATCGGCCGTGTTCTTCATTTTCTCCGGTCGCATATTTCCCTCAAAATTGGCCCAACCGTTGACTTTCACGGCACCGGCACCGGCACCGGCACCGGCACCGGCACCGAGAACGAGGCAGAGCGATCGTTGCGTAAACGAGCAGGCCGATTACGCGTATTCCCGCGTCCATCTTACGCGCGTGGTCGCATCGGAAACGCGAACGTGCCGCAACACCTTGGAACGCCGCTTTTGTCTCCTTCGTTGCTTTTTAACCGGCGACTCTTGTCTTTCGTCGTCGATGCGCGCAGAGACTCGTATCGCGATCGGAAAGAAGGACAGATTCGCGCGAACGTTCGATCGTCCCACGAACTAGAACGAAGAACCTAGAAACTTCCTTTTCCAATGTCCACCCTTGGCACTGTACGAGCCAAGGATTCTAAGCAAGGTTTACGATCGAGAAATCGACCACCGTAATACCATCGTCGTCCAGATTCTATTCAACGTTTTCTCGTACCGAGAAGGTTTAATTGCTCCAAACTTATCAATGGCCCCGAGATTTCTCACGATTCCCATCGAGCATACGAATTGTACGATACGCGCGCATCGTATTCGCGGGCCAATCGTAACAGCTTGGCCTCTCTCGAGCCTGGAGTAATCAGAGAGGGGGCTGCGGGGGGAGGGGAAGAAGAGTCTTCGCGACCATGTAATTTCCTCGGGTCTCGGTCTCCGCTTTCGAGAAACAGGTTACAGGATTACGCAATCGATTGCGAGCGTCGGGATCGCGATCGGTTCGTTGGAAACCAAAAATTGACCGGAGAATTCTTCGACCTCCATACTCTACACGCACACGTTGGACGATGTATCGCACGGTGTACGCGCACGCGCCAATGCATATACGTATAATCACCTAAATACGTTCTTTGTCCAAATACTCTTGCTTTTCGGCCAGGAACACGAATCGATACGGCCTCCCAAGAATACGGTCCAAAGTCGGTCGCAGCCTTCGGTTCCATAAAACGCGACTCGTTCCACCCCGTCATGTCGCATCCGAGATCGCGGAGCGAGAACCAAACGTTCGTAACAGCCGAGTCCCGGAAAGAAACAAGGACAATTAGGACATGCCCGGTGAAACGTTTCCTCCGTTCGTGACCGTAGAAGAAATCTCTTCCGGCCGCGGGACCGATTAACGCGAAAACACGAACGATTCGGGCAATCTAACGTGAGAAGAAAGGACCAACGAATCGGTCTCCGGGAATACCGAGGTCTGGAGTCGGGTTACCGAACTCGGAGAGACCACTTTCACCGGGCGAATTCGACCGATGGGCCAGGTCGGTAGGCGGACCAGGCCCGAAACAGCCCTTGCGCAATCGCGCGATCGCGCGACCACGCAACCGCGTAGCCCGCTAACCCGGTAGCCGCGACGATTCGAGCCACCGGAAAATCACGACGACGGGATCCCGTCCACCTTTCTCGTCTCACCTTGTTACCGAGTgcacccgccgccgccgccgccgccgcgcaaGATACGCGCAGCTTACGAAACGCTTTCTCCCTCGTATGATGGATATTTTAAGTATGCGGCCTGCACCGCTTCCTGCAACACTGGACGGGCCAGCGGTGCGTGCACGAAAACGACGAAAATCGACGGGGGAAAAAAGCGAACGACGCAACgtgcaacgcgcgcgcgcgtatcttGCGGTGGAGCTGTACGCGCGTCGCCGAGACCGTGGATCGTGGACGCGGTCGTTACCTTGCTCTCAACGCCGACTCCTTTCTGGAAGCGAGTCGGTCCGCGGCCGTTCGACCGGAACGCGACCGAACCGATTCCGCGATATATCGCGCCGGAAATCCAACGAGCCGAACGGACTTCGCATCCCATTTTTTCTTTCCGCGCGAGCGAACCGTGACGCGAAAACATTTTCCCTGTCGCTGGCCGAGACCGCGCGATTAGGCGAGCGTTACTCAACCTTGGTCGCTGTTACGCGCCGATTCGACCGTTGACCGTGATCGGATCGCCACCGACGATCGATCCGCTCGGACGGCTTCTTCCTACGGCCGGACCGGATCTTCGCGGATTCGCGCGTCGTCCGATCTTCGTAGGTTCCACGGAAATCGCGAATTTTCTAATCGATCGACGCGGTAAACCGTGCACCGGAACGAATCCGTTTCGAGCAAAGGGAGTTTGGACGGTTCTCCGGCGCTCCGTTGGGAAGCGTTGCACCGACGTCGGGTCCGCCGCGACCTCGTCTTCGTTGATCGGAAGCGTCGCGCGTCGACGGTATCGCGAGTTCGCGGACAAAACCGGGCCCGCGATCTTCCTCCGTTCGAGCCGTTCGCAGCTACGGTCGATAGCCCGAGTTATCGGATACCTACGACGACGAGATCTTCCCGGCCCGCTCGATCCACCGTGGTCGGCCGACGCCGAGCCAGACGCTCGGCTCGGATACGATTAACGCGGAATCGCGTAAGCGCGTTTCAATTTCGTACTCGCACTCGCGCGATCGTGTCAGCGACCCGATGTCAAGGTGTCTCGCGCGCGCCGACCGCGCCGAGATGGATCGGGAGATGTTTTCGGCGCGTTGCGTCATTCGGAATTCGAACGAGCGACACGCAACCGAATTTCTCTTTTTCGTCAAACGACGTCGATGCTCGCCGATCGACCGTCGCGGAAATTGCGGGGCGCGATCCCGACGCCGGCGGGATTATGACAACGGCTGAAATAGGCCGAGACAACGAGAACGCGATTTGCCCGAACGCGATTTGCCCGAACGCGCAATATCCTTTTCCGAATCTGCCGGGTCAAATCGTTCGCGGAATGCAACGTTTCGACGACGTCCGCGTCGGCACGGTCGTTTTCGGGGCCGCTCGGAAATTCCCGATTCGAGAACAGAGGATATCGCGAAATTGCCGAGATCGCGTCCTCGAACCGACGTCGCCTTTCGTCGGTTCGTCCATCTTCGAAAAACGTAAGAACGAACGAAACGAACACTTTTCGATTAGAATATCCATCCGACGATTCGACCGAACGGTTGGCGCCTGGACGCCCGCGTCCACGCCCGCGTCCACGACCATGCACGGAGCGCGCGTACGATTTACTCCACTTACCGGAGATTTTCGCAGAGCCGGATGTTGTTCGCGCAGCGGGGACCGATTATGGGGCAAGAGCGAGCGCCTAGAAAAATCATTCGACACGCGTTCCACAAATTACGATAACTCGTAATACGCCCGTTCGACGGAGCTTTCTCCTCGGCGCGGCGTCGTTACACGGGTGTCGATGTTTCGCGAGAAAAATGTATTCGATGCGCGATTCACGATGGATATAGGAAACGATTCGATTCGAAAGCGGCTACGAGGAAACGATATTCGCCGGGATTCGCCCGCTCCCCGATATCCGAAACGTTCTTCCCTCCGTCGGACGTCGTAATTTTTGAAAAACGTCGCCTCCGCCGAGTCGCTTCCGCTTTCCCGGATTCGATTCGATCGTACGACCGGTAACCGGTAACGAGCGGATCCAAATGTTCCGCTGCCGGACGTTGTTCCATGCTATAAAACCGCCGTCGATCGAGACCACGCGATCTCGCTACGTTGCAAAGAGTAAACTTTTCGTTCTTCCGTTCCGTTTGCCGCGAACGGATAAGTCGATGAAATATTTCGCCGTTCGAAGGTGTCCGGTAAACGTCGACCGACGACGCTGCCGCggtcgcgccgagccgcgccggggAAGGGACGCGGAACCATCGAGAAGGCCGCACGGCCTCGGACATCGCAGAGATTCGCTTTCGAGCGGCACTTTTCCCGGATTTTCCCGCCCCGTCCCGAGCGTCCCGTCTCGCTCATCCATAATGCAGGCGATAATGGAAAGAATCGGCGCGTTACCGTTTTCTATCGACCGCGCAACGATCCCGCGCGACGGCGCTATTCGCAAAGCGTTCTCCGCCGTTCGAACAGCGTGCACGACTCGTCGAGACTTTATAGACTTTGTATCGTGAAGCGACGCAGCGATTGGCCCACGCGCTGCTTCGCGCGATTACGCAGTCGAGTTAGCCGACGACGCGTCCCGTCGCGGAACACGCGGAACGAACGTAACCGGAGAGACGGCCGCTTCCTAGCTTTTACGTAACAGCAAAGTCGAGCGACTTTACCGCTTGCCGGCTCTCCCACCCCGGTGGCGGTGTTTCGCCGGGTGGTTTTGGACACCTCGGATCCTCCTTTATAAGCACGCATCCCCGACCGTCCAAAGCCAGAAACGTATCGACACCCGTGAAACAGCGGTCGTCGCGTGTTCGCCGATCGTCTCATTCGTCGCTTTCGTTCGGTTCTCGCCTTCGCCGGTTCCCTTCGTTTCCGTGACCGTGCGTCGTTCGACGACGAACCGGATCGCCGATCGCCTAGGAAAACTTTACCCGACAACACCCGGACAGCCTACCGAGATGCGCTCCCAGAGCATCGTTGTGAGTAACGCGGATCGCGCGTTCGACGATTCACGATCGAGGTTTCCGCGATCGACGGCCGTGGCTCGCGTCTCGGATTTCATTCGTAGTCCGTTTTTAAACGTTCGTTTCTCCCGTTAAAGCCCCGCGCTCGGTTCTCGCATTTTTTCGCTTTTTCTCGTTTCATCTCGATTTCGATTTTTTCTTCTTCGAAGTCTCGCGCGCGATCGTCTTTTTTCTTCgttgcatcgcgtcgcgtcgcgccgatgttttatttattttcgcgCGTAACTCTACGCGATTCTCTCGCCTACGTAAAAAGCAGGCGAAGCGTCCAGCTCGCGATCGCGAGGACGTTTGCTCCTTTCGAACGGATTTCGTTCGCCTGTTTCGATCGAGTTCGATTCGTTCGGCAGTCCGGTAATCCGGTAATCCTAAATATTTTCGAACGCGTTCTCGGTTATTTCAAAACGCGACGTTTTCGCGGAAGAAGCGCGCGTAGCGGCGAATCGCGACGCGTGCACGGTGTATACAACGGTGTGCACGTCGCGCACGGTGAAACGCGAAAGGGGAAAGAATATGCGGCCGCGCGTACGCGATATCGAAGCCTGCGAGCGAATCGCGAATGCGGTTGCAGTCTTATGGACGAATCAGAAATTCGTGTTCGTGTTGCAGTTGATC belongs to Megalopta genalis isolate 19385.01 chromosome 1, iyMegGena1_principal, whole genome shotgun sequence and includes:
- the LOC117221502 gene encoding signal peptidase complex subunit 1; amino-acid sequence: MNAWMQYFKSIPVHMDYEGQARAENLSWVIITLFGVVGFIWGYAIQQFSQTIYIIGAGFLMAAVITLPAWPMYRRKPLDWQKPQCQHCDVNVKAETNALSKSKKKK
- the LOC117221466 gene encoding signal peptidase complex subunit 1; translated protein: MSAWKQYIMSIPTHTDYEGQARAEKLSRVIITLFGVVGFIWGYVIQQFSQTIYIIGAGFLMAAVITLPPWPMYRRKPLDWQKPQTTIATKLKKKK